AGAGCTTCGGCACCACCATCTCACCGTGGGTGGTGACGATGGAAGCTCTCATGCCCTTCGCCTTGCCCAATCCCATCCAGGTAAGCGAATCGGGAGCAGACGCCTCGGAGGTGATGAGCGGGAAAGGTGTTCTGGGAATTGGTGGAAGAGCCTTGAAAGAATGGTTAACTTGTTTCCATTAGAATTGTAGAATCAcggagtgggaagggggcctcgaaggccatccagtccaaccccctgctcaagacaggaatccaaatccaaacagatctgacagatgggtgtccagttctctcttgaatgcccccagcaaTGGACAgctcaccacttcccaaagtaattggtcccattgtcgtactgctctaacagttaaggcattttttcccgatattcagcctaagtTTGGTtacttgtagcttgagcccattatgaaagtgtcctgcactctggaatgatcaggAACCAATcgtgcccctcctctgtttgactGACCACCTTTCAAGTTTTTAGGAAGTGCTACCCTCTCTCTCCTCGGTCTTCTTTTTGAGTTAGCTCAGCTTGACTTCCAAACCTGTTGGCCTTCAACCAGCTTGGGTCTTTTCTTAGAAGGGATGATCTGGCATGTCTTCTGTTCTTTCAAGGACCCCAAGCCGCTGCCTTACCTCTGCGATGACCAACCTTACACGTTTGACATCAACCTCTTTGTCGCTCTTAAAGGTACGACAACCTTTCCTAGAATACAACCATGCCGTGTGTTCCCTTCAAGTTAAAAGGGGAACTTGCCCTCTCTCAGGGCAGACTCCGTGTCCCGTGacatgggaaaagttactttcttttacggttaaaaggttccccttcacaatttgtccagttgtctccgactctagggcacgatgctcgtccccgtttccaagctgcagagccagcgttttgtccgaagacagtttccgacGGCATGGCCAAAGACCGgctcagaaaaagtaacttttccaagccatcATTTAAGATTGTCTAGTGTGACAGTCTCCAAGCTTATGCCATAAAGCTGTATTGGACCAACATTCCCTTAATCTCGCCCTGACTATGCAAGGTTTTCTAGTTCTTGAGGACGCTGGATGGAGGATGATGGATCTACTCTGACGGTCCAGGGTGTGACAATGGGGAcagctctttgattttttttagggGCACAAATTCAAATACTCTTTGGGTAGCAGTTTCTGTAAGGTCAGGTGGGCATCATTTTATGGTAGAAGTTGGCAAACAGGCTTTATATAAATGCCAGTTTCATCAGCTACGTTGTTCAGTCTCAGGTGCCTCTTTGTGTTAAAAGTTCACAGCAGACAATGTGTCtcctccttttcaggagataagaTGAACAAGCCGGCTACTCTTTGTCGTTCAAACTTTAAGGTAAGACATGTCTTTCAGGGTCGATTTTTAGGTATCAGAAAAAGCATGGGGTGTGCTTTGTTTTGCCATCGGTTACTGGAAGGTAAAGAAGGGCTTAATCACCAAGTCTAATTGTTCTGGCATGCATCTTGAAAGAAACCCAGTATCTGAAGGGGAAATGGTTGATCACAGAGACCAGAGTAGAAAATCCTGTCTTAAATGGGGTCTTAAGCCCCTCTTGTTATCTGTGCCCAATATTTTAAATCTCTCTAGAAACCTTCCTCTTTCTCCACAGTACATGTACTGGACCATGAAGCAACAGCTGGTTCATCACGCCGTCAACGGCTGCAACCTCAGACCTGGAGACCTCCTGGCATCGGGAACTATCAGTGGACCCGTAAGCATCTCATGATCTAAAATCCAGATTTGGAGACTCAGTTGTACCCCAGACCTTATGGGATGTGGATCTGGTCTGAAATGGATCCGGAGTTGGCCACTTTGGTCCAAATCAGACATTCCAGCATATAAGAGGGCTATCCCCAGAGGCTGGCGATCTTGGTCCTTTCTGTAGCCTCCCAACCTCTCGGCTCTCCTACGCTCGGTGCATTTTCCAGGAGCTGGAGAGACAGCCAGCAATGCCCACCATAAAGCCTTACACTGCTGCTCATCGGTGGTGCATCAAGGAAGCCGGGAGACATGGGAAATACACTAATTTCTGTTCCCAGTGCCCCCAGATGTGGCATGTTAGGGAGGTCTAATCCTGAGCTGCAATCATCGGGGCTTTATAATCACCAGGGGAGTGTTCTCAGTTGCTGGCTTGCTCCCAGGGCAggttggaaaagaaaaatggtggcagatttaaaaaaaaaatcttccacatGAGAGGGAACCCTGAAAGCCTTATTTCACTAGCTCCTGTTTCTCCTCATTTTTGCACACTGGGTTTTGTGAGGGAGGCTTTTGTTCTGCTTGAACAGCCTGCTTGGAGATTTCCAACAGCTTTAccttagaaaaaaaaagagtccgtTGTGTTTTGCCTTTTTGAGTTATTGCTGAGGCTACCATTTCCAGAAGGCAACACCCTATGCAACCTGGGGTGGGTTCTGGGAGCAatcatcccccccaaaaagtaactttttgaagctcCGCAACTCTGCAGAAAGCTGATGCCCCCATTCCTATGCTTATTCTGCTCAAAGGATCCTGAGAACTTTGGTTCCATGTTGGAACTCTCATGGAAAGGGACCAAAACGGTTGAACTTGGGGATGGCCAAACGCGGAAATTTCTGCAAGATGGAGACGAGGTCATTATAACCGGTAAGTGTCCTCCAGAGCAGGAAGGCAGAACGAGAGCCGTTCTCATGCGTGGTGGTTCAGCTGAGCTTCCGCGTCCTATCAAGATCCACTGTGGATTCTGGCCCCGGTCCACCCACAATGGATAACCATTCCCTCGCCCAACAATCAACCGCCATTTTGAATTCTTATCGCTGTGTAGCTGTGGTCCAAGGTGTTATGGGGAATCAAAATGGCAGTTTCTGGGGGGGAGTCAGCATTTTAAGTCATCCCcacagtcatagaatcatagaatcatggcgTTAGATGGGACCTATAAGACCATCGGCTCCAACTCctcgctcaaggcaggaatccagaagtagatctgacagagggttctCTACCTTCGTCTTGAAGGTCTCTATtagcactggagcgctcaccatgtCCTGAAGTCatgagttccattgttgtactgctctaacagttaggaagttttttttcctgatattcagcttaaatctgccTTTCTGTAGTataagcccattattatgtgtcctgcactctgcgatGATTGAGAACACATTTTGCtaccttccaaatatttgaaaagggctctcctatctcgcctccatcttcttttctcaaggctaaacatgccaagttctttcagcctttcctcctagggctcagCTTCCAGTCCCCTAAttgtccttgttgccctcctctgaactggctccAGGTTTTTTTgcgtccttcttaaagtgtggtgtctagaaacAAACACAGCGCTCAAGattaggcctaaccagtgctgaatagaggagaatgAACAGCTCCCCATACAAGGGAAATTACAGTACTTTAGGTTGTGTATTTTTCCTGTcccttttttgttctgtttcctaAATTTCCTTGTGTGCATCAGGGGAAATAATAATCTGTATTTAATTCCCTCCACCCCACAGGATACTGCCAAGGCAACGGTTACCGCGTCGGTTTTGGTGAATGTTCAGGAAAAGTGCTCCCAGCGAAACCAGTCTGAGGCTTTTCTTTCGAGAGTCTCCTGGTGGCGGGGAAGAGGAGAGACGAAGGAATAAAGAAGAAAGATTGCAGTTGATTGTATTTCTGAGCCTGTTGTTGTGGCGAATAAACAGAAAGTAGGCCTCTTGGACATATCTTGAGGTGTTATGTTCCCAAAATTCTACAGCCATATCAATGATATTCCTTATAAGCAGAGCGCGGTCTTGCTAAGTTAGTAAGAAGAGGAAAACCTCTGAATATCAGAAAGGTTAGTGAAGTACACGTCCCATCTCGCCCGGAGTTCTTCTCCTCAGGAAAATAAGCGAACTAATATTTATGATAGGAAGAACATGGAGTCACAGATGGGGGTAGCAACCCTAGCTCTAATTCATCCTGAGATGCAGAAGTCATGCAGCCCCCCCTTCTAGCCCCCCCCAACCAAAGCAAGATGTCTCCTTTCCAAGAGATGGTTGAGAAGATGATGAAAAAGAGACATCGGTGAAGAGCAATAGTCTGTAGTGACGGAAGGCCAACACGAGCCAAGAGTTATCCAAGGTGCTGGACGTATTGGCCAGCTCCCATGGCGTGGATTCACACATACACAATAAATTTGAGTTATGTGCCTCTTGCAAAAACCTCTTGGACATTTGGTGCCACTTGCCTAATAGACTGGTTGTTGTGGTTCCCGTTTCTAATCCTATCTCATCACTAGCCATTGTGGCTACCAAAGGAGATTTTCATACATGCCTCTCCTTCAGTCAGTGATGTACCTGCATTTCTTCTTATAGATATGTTGCCCAGCAAAACCCAGCAGCTCTCCTGTGATGGCTTCTGGCAGCTTGTCTCTGGCCCTCTTTAATTTCACCCAGTGCGAACTGTGCTCAGATTTGCTTGCAATGCGCACCACCTCCCATCATGTCAAGGAGGGGAGAAATGTACTTTAAATGAGGATTAATGGGAAGGAAATGTGACAGAATAGATAAATCAATCCTGATGGAACACAGTGCCCATAAAATGGGACCTTTCTCAGCAAATGCCAGGAAACGAGCAACGATAAAAGTTCTCTTCAGAGAGACAAGCGATTTGCTGTGCTATACATACGGCTGATGCCGTAACATGAACAACTAGCTGAGTATTTGCTCTCCTTTCCTGTTTGTCTCTGTGGAAAGCTATTTCCTTCCTAAATTTCTCAGTATCTGATGAGGTTCTGTCACCAGTGATGGATAGCTATATTTCAATGTCATCGGATCTGGCTGTGTCACGTTATTGTCTGAGGAAAGCTATTGCCCAACACGGTATGTTGATATAAAGCTGGGTGTGGAGAATCAAGGTTTACTGCATCTAATAACAAATCTGTTCACAAAGATGGAGAGAGAGGAGACCAAAAAGTATATTTACCCTTCAGGCTTCGATTGATTTAGCAACCATGGATTCATTCCCAGGAGCCATGGAAACCCATCAtgaggacagtggtccccaagatgtttttggactacaactcccagaagccttcaccactagctgtgctggctaggatttctgagagttgtagccaATAGTATAATAAACATTTTGCATAAATTGATTACAGACAGGCCACCCGTATAATTCTGAGGTTGCCTGGCCTCACCCGGCGTGATCTGCAAGCAGCCTTGCTTCACAACAACCTGGTGGGGGTATGTTGACggtataataatcatgtgctcaTTAAGTTcgttttcatggttttccaggtagagaatgctcaggaGAAGTTTGGGGCAGttccgggactgtgcagctggcccaaggccacccaggctggctctactcacaggaggcacccagtggggaaatcgaactcccaactctctgactccacagcagagacctaaaccattgagctatccagccagctaactgTGGGGTTTGGATCGGTAAAGAGGAAGTGGCTAAGCTAATTCAAAGGATGGGGATTTGTGTCACATGATTTGCTGTCAACTCCGACTTAAGTAGCTCTGCTGACTCAATGTGGGTTCCCCCCCAAAATGTCTCAGATTTGAGTCGTGActtagaacccacccacccaccccctccctttttctgggggaaaaaaagcttatttttcatAGGGTCTCAAATTTGGATCTTGGGACtctggacttggtaccaaagattcagacttggacgcaaagacttgccaatatccctggcTAAACTCACTGGCCATGTTTCGTCTCTCACAATGGTGtgtctacaacaacaacaacactccaaGTATGTGTATTTCCCCACATGACTGGCCTATGAGGTTAGTcttccccccttcccactcccccccccccggtatatgTCCATCCATTAGTAATGTACGGTCTCAATTATTTTGCCTCCTCCCATTTTTTATTCTACCCTCCTGGTTTTGCAGATGGTgtctttaaatgaaaaaaaaaataagaagaagatTGAAGAGTTTAGAAAACTCTGCTGGATCGTTTCCAACGTGAGAGATTGTAGCTGGCTCTAAGAGATTGCACAAACCATCCCTTTCTTGTTGATGCACTGAAACAAGCGCAAGATGCGGCACTACGGAAGGGAAACGGTCCAAATGTTGCCAAGGCTGAATCAGACACCATGACTGCTGTCAGGGTTGCTGCTTTCTTTGCTGGCACCGAATTGGATTTTCTAAACGGTACCCGAGGAGTAAAATcaatctccctccccccctcagcAGCTGGAAACCCCACCTGGAAGATATTGTGAAGGATGCAGACACAAATATTAGTTAAGCAGCAGCATTAAAGCTGCAAAGAACATCCGTGTTCACACCCGGAGACTTCCAAGCTCAAACACTGGGGGAAGCGTGTGTTGGTCCTGTTCATATCTATCAGAGATCACTTTGGGTGCATATAAAGCGTGCTAACAACACCTCTCAGTTTAGCAAGCAAAATGAGAAgcatttccccttctttttggaAATCAGGTGCACAAACCTCAGCCCCCTTTTTCTGTATTTAGGCAGTAGGTTATTAGACCCCGAGCCAGCCATGCACATGGATCCAGAAACCTTTTCTCCTACAAAGTAAATTCAAATCTGCATCATGGTTCAGTTAGAACACCCTTTCTGCCCTTGAttatcctcctcctcttagaacggcagagccggaagggaccctctggatccctctggagtttgattccccatggggaaatcgaactcccaacctgcagCCTAaagcattgagctatccagcagtttgctgGCAGCATCATTTAAGAGTTAACTTTATAGGGTATCGGGGGAAAAAAGGCTTATCCTTTGAAATTATTATCGGAATGGGAACATGTAGCAGGAAAAGAAATGCTTAGGTTAGTTTTTCGAAACTTAGGTGCCTGCTGCCACTTCTATATTCTCTCCATTCATTTCTCCTTTAACATTCCAtggttcctccttctcctccttccaccCCCAAAATTTGGTGTAgagatttgtgtttctggaccACCGTTTCCAGAATTcagttctgagagctgtagtccaaaaatacccATCCTGCAGAATGCTGGATTCTTCATTCATTGTGTTCACATCTCTTCCCACTTCTGGTGCTTTTTTCTTCTTGGTTATGCTGGCAACAACTTTGTGAAGGAGAGCAGGCACTGTAGCGGTGTCTGGATGTGAAGCTGGGTCTCCAGAGTTACAGTGCAGGACGTAAACCAATACTTCCCACCAGATCCGGAGGAAAGATGTGTTAGAAGACGAGTTAATGAGTGCTGAAGAGAGAACATCGGTGCGtgtttctcttttcaaaaacaacataaaagctCTACTCACTAGATGACACGGCACTTTCTGGTaagcatttgttttattaagtAATACATTTGCTACAAGCTCTCCTTTCTCTTGAGAGTAACTGGAGGGAACGGGTGGGGCGGGGCGATGAGAAGATTGGAaatcaatgttattttatttgctgtCAAATAAAAATTTGCTGAGGCACTTGGTCTCATGCAGGCCAGCACCAGTACCTCTCCACGACCCAAAGCAGCTACTCCTGCACATGTGAGACTTCCACGCCTCTTTGAAGGAAAAGTCGTGGTCAACTTGGTTGGCCTTGGAGAAACCTCTGGAGATGGGATGCAGGAGGAGATTCAGAAGGATTGGCGGGGGAGGTATTGAAAAGGATCTAGGTTGGGCTTTCCCTTCTCCCTACCAGCCTCCGGGGCAAAAGAGCCAGAGGGTCAGGAAAACTGTGCCACtgtagaaaagaaagaagcaatacAAGTGAATGCATTAGTGCCTCCATCTTCCATCCTGTAAGCCTTTAAGGGCAGCCGAACAggcgaaaaaaaaaattagcattgGGCCTGAAGGCGGTCCAGTTAAGACTGCCCTTGCTCATTAGaatcagaaaagtaacttttgtggCCTATGTCTCAAGAATCCCTCAGTAGCCACACCAGCTGGATATTCCACAGGTGGTGATCCAACCCCACAAAATTTCCTCATCTCTGGGGTATGGCTGGTGCCTCTTCTATCTCAGTGGGTCTGTTATGGCACCAGTTAAGTTGCTGTAACTGCACAATAGTAGCGGAGGAAGAATAGTGATCCTTTTCTCATACGCTGACATCTGTTCTGttaccgttttttaaaaaaaggcaattgACCTTATAGTGTATAGTTATTGTGCTGAAGGGggagaaacccacccacccccgaaaGCCTTTTTTATTGCTAATCGATCCTCCCTCTCCCACTTTGGTCAACAAGAAAATCTTGAACCCTCATACCCTGATATCTACGCCTGAGTGTTCATGGTCTATGTTGAACAAGGTCTGTGTGTCATTCCAAATCACAGATGTTGATTTACATGGAGGGAATAGGTGCTTAAGAGAGATTCCACTAGAAAAAAGCTCAGCTGAGGATTTGTTGCCTAGAGAGCTTTTGTGCTACTTTGCTTacgatcatcatcattattattatttcctcgtTAAAACCTGGAGGTCATTCCATAGAAATAGGGCTGGAGAATGAGGGACGCAAGGGCGCATCCCAGCTGATAAGACCAAGACACTGTGCTCTCCGAGGAACCGATGTGGCCGTATGCTTCTTGAAAAAGCGGTGTCATCCAAACGAAGCAACAGCCCGGTCCATGCTCATTCTCCCTTGCTTGGCCCGGTTGCCCGCCTCTTTCTCAACCGCctgtcagtcatccaggtgttgCTCCTCCCACGTGGACGTGGGGATGGCGCTGTAAGGGTCCATGATGACTTTGGCGCAACGGATGATCATGACAAtcaagaagaggcagaggaagacgAAGCATGCCAGCGTTAATCCTTTGTCCAAATCGACATTGGGGGGTTCGGGGGTCGGTCCATCCATGGCTTACGTCTCTCCACAACCGGGTGTCTTTCTACTGCTACCATCATTTTACACCTGCAAACGAGGATCAAGGGAGG
The Pogona vitticeps strain Pit_001003342236 chromosome 12, PviZW2.1, whole genome shotgun sequence genome window above contains:
- the CTXND1 gene encoding cortexin domain-containing 1 protein; translation: MDGPTPEPPNVDLDKGLTLACFVFLCLFLIVMIIRCAKVIMDPYSAIPTSTWEEQHLDD